The Zingiber officinale cultivar Zhangliang chromosome 2A, Zo_v1.1, whole genome shotgun sequence genomic sequence ttgctcctcggtccaatatcgagGTCGGAGACACTTTCCTTTTTATCCGTTGAAGCTTTAAATGGTTCCTTCAAtgtaatccattggttccaattcatttggaaccacatctccatgcgctttCTCCAATAGTCAAAGTTCTCGCACttgtatggaggtgggattcggatgtcctaTCTAAGAAGTCCCtctaactccatcttcttcttgtagctgctctcttggcgattagtccaacaagagctaacctcgctctgataccacttgttggaacctTGATATCCGCTAGAGGCGGTGAATAGCGTTTCACTCAAAGCGTCACTTCCTATAATGGTTATTACGCACAacgaaatacaaaaacaaatactaacaatagaaaggaaacttaacacgttgatttaacgtggttttgAGATAAAGCTCCAACTCTATGGTTGTCcttaaggtggatgatcccgatctgtcggtggatgattccccggagaactttcggctagctcacgtagctccttgtgggtagagaatgttggtgcaaccttaggtcaaggttgacctggttgacctgactcgagttgacctgactcgagttgtgttttgatgtttgacgatgtttgacgagaagagagttgtattcttgatgtttgacaagaataggtgtttgggagattgtaggtgcaaccttaggtcaaggttgacctggttgacctgattcgggaaaagtccaagcagggagcttggcacgcgaaaagtccaagtgtggagacttggcacgggtaaagtccaagtatggagacttggcactggaaaagtccaagtatggagacttggcacggagaagtccaagcagggagcttggcacgagggaaagtcctaactgagatgttaggcaggtggaaagtcctggtgagtgaaaccaggcagtgggaaagtcctaactgggatgttaggcagtatgaaaagtcctggtgagtgaagccaggcagtgggaaagtcctaactgggatgttagacagttggaaagtcctggtgagtgaagtcaggcagtgagaaagtcctaactgggatgttaggcagtgtgaaagtcctggtgagtgaagccaggcagtgagaaagtcctaactgggatgttaggcagtatggaagtcctggtgagtgaagccgggcaagggaaaatccagatggatcaagggtgatcggacatctggtgttgggaagtccaagtagatcaagggagtgatcggatacttggcacgaagaggaaagcccaagtgggtcaaagggattgaccgaacacttggtggagaattctagcaggtcaagggagtgaccagatgctaggaatgataaccaacaggtcaaggttgaccgcaTGTTGgtggggagtttggatcggtctggggaccgatctagtgatacactggatagcctgatcggtcaccagaccgatcagtaaccatccagtagcctactgtaggttatctgatcggtctggagaccgatcagacaacgatcaggaggcgcaaagaagttcgggagaagagaagcctgatcggtccgtagaccgatcaggaggttccctgatcggtctgtggaccgatcaggaggttccctgatcggtccatggaccgatcagagacgaaaCAGAAGCGAAGGCAAGgtaatggatcggtctgtggaccgatccacatggagcctgatcggtccacagaccgatccaggcactagccgttgtgacacaacggctagatttcttctgtgtttcttcactttcttcgcaggttataaaaggagggctgctgctgcgtacctccttcttctcttcttcttcttcttcttcttcttcttaaagcttctgcttctgtgctctgaggttctgagctttgttgagctcgcttccgaagcttcgcgtgagcttccagtcgtcgatcagctgctgcgtttgggttgtgaagttgctgcttcatcgccttcggtcgacagagaaggtaagcgagtgttgcattcatattgtgtttgtatttgcttcttgctttccttgtactccttcttgttgttacaagtattgtggcgaggtttctccacccacaaggagcatttattagccggttctctggggactcatccaccgacggattgatagggctcgtccaccttacggacacgccgaggagtaggagtatcatctccgaacctcgttacatcggtttgtttgaggtttgtcttcttttctttcgTTTCTATGTGttatttttcgctgcgctaaccctagtttgtagaaacgcgacgatttggggtcggctattcacacccccctctctagcctccgcacgaacgatcctaacagagAAATCTCACCATCCCCTCGTACAAGCACACTatatcacttgggcacttggagactctaattagggttaaccaccactaatttcgtcaaccttggcCAAACACCCTGAGCTCTaataaatagagctcgggaggaaaacacctATTGTTTTACCcgccactagtcgactggtacaaccaccagtcgactggttcaaagtgaaattcgactgttacaaGTCAAAGGTCGGCTGccagtcgattgatgaaaataccagtcgactactacagtactactacagtaatgctacaataatgctatagtaacgctacaatactgctacagtaacactacaataaaatcctaatcctaggatttaacctcCGAGTACatccactcagcactcgtcctcgcccgaccaacctagacctagccttctagccttctccatcagccttgcgtccctcgaatatctctccatccttcatgtcttgccttctggagcttccatcggttttttttattgttgtcgggtcttccttttccAAGAGGCCGCGCCtccaggacttcatccattgccaagtcacacatggacttacgttgtcaagacacatgcttggacttacattgccaagactcatccttggactttcctcctttgccaagatcacacttggactttccttgttgtacatatatcctacacactcacaatgcatatcaaatacaataataaatctaatttaaacctttgcccaaacatcaaaacctagggtaccaagattgctccaacaaactaTACCTTTTTCGGTCTTTTGGGAGTTAGTTTATTCATGCAGTTCTAGTTcataaaataattcgtctaattttaacttggacAAATTCCTtaaaaccttataggcatctactgTCGATACCCACAGTGCATTTCGGGGAaatgaatttagtgcgtaccttatgatgtctcgaTTCTCTATTTGGTGGTTGATTATATGGAGTCTATTAAGGATGTTCTCAATCCTCGCGTGTAGCTGGTTCACTGTTTCTCTATTCTGcatcttaatattaaataaattattcaagAGGAGGTCACATTTGTTCCTTTTGTAATTCGACGAATTTATCCCATATCTCTTTTGCATTTCTGTGCGGGTCAACGCGGTTCAGTTCTTACCTTGTGAATCCACATTGGATTGTGTTCATTGCCTTCGTGTCGACTtgggatttcttcttttagtctGTATTTTAATTTTTCGGGTCAAGTGACACTCTTGTCACTTTGTTTATTGGAGTCGTGTATCATTGTCGGATGGAGAACCATTGGTCGATGTCAGTTTTTAGGTACATCTCTATCCATTTTTTTCAATACAAAAAGTCTTCCTCGTTGAAGAGTTGGGGGGGGGGGTGAACGGTGTTGTAATCCTTGTTTTAGGACATTTGGTAAAAggaccttgcacacaaaaaaataaccaaaaaaatcCTAAGActagattagtagtgtgggagatacATAGATATATGAATCAGATGGTGTTGCACTAATATTGAGCAATTCGAAGAAATTGCAATGAAAAATTATCTGAAGAGGTAAGTATGCTAATTCAGAtggatttgaaaaacttaaaactGAAATGAAAAGTGAAACAAATGAAAGCAAAAAATAAACCCCtctgtttgattggtggttgcactaattcagagtGACATAACTCTAATACTACTTTTAGGATCAAATGCACATGATTTAAAAAACTCttcttttttttacttttaaaaaataaagtgtGTAGcacaataaaacaaaacaaaaacaaaaagcatgaGAAAAAGACAAGACACAGGTGATTATTTGGTTCAGAGCTTTCGGCGATTCTTACTCCAAGACTTATGTCTCTCAGAACTATTGATAGACAATATACTAAATTCTCTTCCGGAACCGCCGGAAGAGTAACTGAATACAAAGAAATGAATAGAAAAGTGTAACAGCTctacactttccttttgtaaGTATGTAAAGTAATTACAAATTGAAAAGTCATTACCAACACGAAGATATCGAAGTGAAAGTGCTCATGTGTTGGTGTCAGTTTATCTATAGTAGTCGGGCGTAATATGTTAcagtatactaaaagtctaacttttgtaaataattattttgaaataaagaatcacattggtcaaaaatgtctacatttatatactaagtgtagttgttcaattaatttatattgtagataacatggtgtgtggtgtcacacacagaagatcatgttatcgattctttataaattataaacagtagctcacgactaagatggaaaggaacaaaccattggaatagtcgtaatgtaattaggtatcagtttaccTTGACTAATATattgcactagtacactttgagtgtatttagtaggatcatttaaggtaagttctttttatactgacttaataaaagaactagaccttagttattatggaagtgtgtgctcttaatcctaatataataacgagcacatatatttagtatttatttctttgacttatcaaaaggtgagatttagctcgataaatcaaaaggcccgataagttgggaaatgatattacttatagtatgtgttgttgattatagaaggaaattgtgccgtagtaatctaggttgataatgtcgccaagaggagttcataaggattgtcatgttaaaccctgcaggtggacttagtccgacatgacgataaggttgagtggtactactcttggactaagatattaattaaagagagttatcagtaactcatttaattagtggacattcgacatcttaaatgcggggagactaacacactcataataagaaggagcccaaaaatataatttgggattgatgcggtagttcaataataattctttagtggtatgaattattattgatgaaattaagttcgatgttcggggcaaacacgggaaacttaatttcatcgggagaccaaaactaattcctcctctcggtccctatcgtagcctcttgtatatagagaattatacccacctataccacctccttacccaacccaaaggggtcggccaaggaagcttggagaccaagcttgggccggccaaggaAAGGGTTGAGCCAAGATGGAAGTGGtcaaccctagcttggagcccaagcttggtggccggccataagaaaattaaaaggatttttaattttaaaagctttctttatgtggaagccatgatttaaaagagagtttaaaaaattaaatattttcttttatagctttctacaaaagattaagagaaagattagatatctttccttatttgtagttaaaaggaagattttaattttgtagaaaactttccttttttgaaatcatccacatgttttaatagagagattttaatttataaaatttccttttataaccaaccatgaagggaaaaattattagagaaatttttattaaaaattttggaagcaaattaggaagttttaattcttgtgttgttaaaactttccttgtttggagctatgaggtggtcgaccatgataatttaagaaaaggaaattggttttaatcaattaaattttccttttcatggaaaagaaaataagggaatttttatttaaatttttcttatatgccaagaccaaggattataaaagagagggaggggtgccttcatgagacacaactctattctattttcctctcctcttttccttggtggtggccgaccataagctccttgctcttctccttttctcttcctccttggtggccggcggcatcaacacaagaggagtcccttggtggtcggttctagctaggagaagaaggagagaaaggaggctttgctcttgcattccttggagcttgaatgtgttgggaccttgacgtccgctagagggggggtgaatagtgtctgACCCAAATCcatcgcttcctataatgttagtgtacaacggaaatacaaaaacaaatactaacaagagaaaccaaaactaacacgttgatttaacgtggttcggagataaaactcGTACTCCACGGtcgtccgtaaggtggacgatcccgatctgtcggtggatgactccccggaaaacctccggctagctcaagctccttgtcggtggagaaacctcgccacaaacacttgaatacaagcacaccgatcacacgaaggcttgggagactctaataggctttaaccaagtctatttcgttaACAATGCCCAAGCACTCCAAGCtccattaaatagagctcgagaggaaaatagtaagctgttttcccgctatcagtcgactggtgtatgcaccagtcgactggtccttaaagccgaccgttacccaacgttcgactaccagtcgactgctacagtgtaccagtcgactgctacagtactgctacaatgtcACAACAGTACTGCTACATTGTCattcagcactcgtcctcgcccgaccaacctagacctagccttctagcctcctccatcagcctcgcgtccctcggatgtctccccatccttcacgtcttgccttctggagcttccttcggccttgtccatattgtcgggtcttcctttgccaagaggctcctcacctccgggacttcatccattgccaattcacacttggacttacgttgccaagactacatgcttggacttacaccaccaagactcatccttggactttcctcctttgccaagatcacacttggactttccttgttgtacctgtatcctgcacactcacaatgcatatcaaatacaacaataaacctaacttaaacctttgcccaaacatcaaaacttagggcacctagattgctccaacataatgttggtggccgaaacttacaagaaggaaggaggcttggtggttctcatctcggaagatcgttgcccacacaacgtccgagattagaagaggaatacggtagaagatcaagaggttatttgcttacaaagaaaggtataactagtaattgttttccgcatcatactagttttttctttatatgaattccaaacacaagaggcatataattctaggtttcgaatttgtgattcgagtttgtgtttttttttatttttcgaatttgtgattcgattgttcattttggttaaacctagggttatataaggaaattaatattagatttcattgaaaggctttgtctaggaagtggtggttgctcccatatccaagaaggcctagtacctcgccatgtttaacctgaaagctaatttttgaaattaatatttaattaaatttgtaatatgggtgtatttggatcaataatgttaagcatcgtttgcgatccaagtctaaaccactaagaacagataagttaaatttggaatcaataatgttaagttccgtttgtaattcctaatttaatatctaaagaacacaataggtagTTAGGAAAGGTTttaacttgtacaaaatttttatacagtggaactggtacgatcttcctatgaCCAACCAATATAATAGTGTcatagtagagcagcaacaagaaGTCGGAGCAGTTGGAACATCGAATAATTGTGTAGAAGAGTTGTATAGAAGTTGCCTTTGaattcttggccgaacactccttTTATaaggcattggaggcacctccaaccccACTCAAGGTGTCTCCGACCTTGAATTTGATCCCCTAAGAAACAGACTCAATCACCTCCGCCACCTTAGGTTTCTATTCACGTAAGGGTGTCTTCCATGTGCTCTGAGGTACCCTTGTGCAACTCTAAGACGCCTCTAGAGTACTCAAGAACTTTATCCTCAAAGTTCATCTTCGTGAGGGCACCTCCGTTCGATGCAGGGCACGTCCGCACAACTCTGAGGCATCTCCCCATTGCTCTTAGGTGCTTAgatattgttcatccgaggctactTTTGCATTTTCACCCTTGTAAAAGTGTTAGTCCAAGTAACAAACTATACACTACAAAACAGGGTTAGTATAATAAAATATAagagattattaattagatctatCTTTCCAAGACTAGAATTTAGTTATGATCTCAGTTTAGGTTTtcaaaatgaacctaaattggatCAGCGCCTACAGTCTCATTGGAACTCGTTCTCATTGAATCACTCTCCTCTTGTGACTTGCCTCACTTACCATTTGTAGTCTCTTGACTTATatcttgacccactaggtcttctcgCCGGTTGTCAGGTTTGCAGATTCGATTAGACTTTGGCTAGCTGTTAGGTCCTACAGACCTAGTCAGACTTCCTGTCAGATATTGGGTCattccttgacctatctggacttcctatCATCTATCAGGTCTaacagacctagctagattttagcctAATATCATGTCCTCCAGACTCATTAAATCTTACACATTTACTAATAAAATtagataatataaaatttaactttaactaTTTATCATTTATCCAAACATAAATTTGACAATTAATATTAACTGCACTAGCAACTTCTACATATAGTAATTAGACGCAGTGACTATAATAACattaaaaataagaaatattattttaacaacTACTTGCAATGGTAGAAAATACTGAGTTGATTCATCTAAAAGATACCGAGTAATATATATTGATAGATtgttgaaataaataattttatcttGATGAGGCGTTTTTTCATAATAGAAAAAGGATGCACTTTTGATTATGTATATATTTGGAGCATCCATTTGATTtaatgtaatttttatttttattatttttacttatgAGTTGGACCCAAACTGAGTAGGTAGTGTCCGTGACGAACCATATTGTGCTTGACTCGACACAAACATAAAATAGGCTAATGAGACTTATCTCACACCTTGATCGCTATAGTGACTTTTAGGTTCATCACAATAACTCCATGTCTTTCATCATCTCTTCTGTTACTTGTGTCATTTACCTTGGCTACTTGAATTATCATGCATCCTAGACAAACATCTACATAGCAAGTACACATCTTATAAATATGAACTTGGCAAAAGGTGATTATTGTGTTGACCTCCAATATTCCTATCAATTTGTCATAGGATAAATACAGAGAAAATAAATTACGGACAATTAATAATCCTTAAAATAATGATTGACACATGATAGAATTATTTATCTCGactatatcaaaatttaaattccaaACTTAAGTTAACAGTATTTCATGTGCTAATTAATAAACCGTCTTCAGGGAAAAGTTGTATAACATACAATGGAAAGTTGTTCAAAAGGGTCTCTCTCAAATTTTGAGATATGTGCGGACGGATAAGATTAAAGCTGAAGTCAAACTGGCATTTGACCACCAAGATCTCCCTCCAAATTTGCCTCTTTCAAGTTATAACGGCAATGACTGGATCCAATCAAATGCTTACTGCAAACAACATGAAATTTCCTCTATCAATCTACGAGACGTGGGACAATATAATTGGttggaaataattttaattcGAATTGCCTAGTACGCGATCCCGATAATTCTTCGCCGGTTTTCCCGAGACAGAAAAAAGACATTTTTGTCGATTATTTCGAATTCCTCTCGCGCTTTGCGTCTCTTCTTTATGGCGGCCTCCGGCGACGGCGCCTTCTCGTCGTCGTCACCCATGGATCGCCTCCTCCGCGGCATCTCCATGCCATACGAGGTCCCTTCTGTCGAACGGCGGCTTCTCATGAATCCTCCTTCGCCCTccaggaagaagaaagagggcTTCGCCGGTGCGGCGCTACGGATGCTGGGCTGCGCCTCCGAGGCGGCCTCGCAGGCGTACGATCCGTCTGTTTCGAACGAAAAGACGCCggggaggaggaggaagacggAGAAGGAAGGGAGGCGGATTCACGGCGGTGGCAAAATCTCGTGCGCGCCGGTGACTCCATCCTCCACCGAAGCGTCTTTGGCTGGAAGAAAGCTGCTGGATGCCAGCGAGGTCAAATACATATCTTTTGCTCTGCGATCCTCTAGTTTAAGGGTTTTAAGATCGATTCCTCTTGTCGCCCTAACGAAAAATTTGttttttcttcccctttttgtcTGTTTGGACTGCAAATCACTTCATTTTCGAACAATGTAAAAGATTTCAGCCCTAATTAAGAATCTCGGGCGTTTTCCTCAGCAGAGTCCATCTTCGTGTAGAAGGGAAAACCACCAGGAAACACTGTCGAACCCTAACGCACCTCTATTAGGGCATGATCGTGTACGCTCGGAATATCTTCACCGATCGCCGGGATTTCACCCTACTCCGTATCGATCCGAGGAGGTAATACGACTGAAATCAACTATTTTGCTTTACTAATTTCAGGGAAACGATAATCGCCTCAATCATACTCCAATTCCCTTTGTCTAATCTTATAGATTCCTAGTTGTTTGCACAATGAGAAAATAGGTAACAAGACACCAATTCTTTTGCTGATAATGTACTCAGATTTGTTATACATCTCAGATAATCATGTTCCAGACGATCGTCCAGTTAGGAGAATTAGATGTGTATGAGCAATACCAAGACCAGTGGCTCGATGTCGATAACATGTCCTACGAGGTGCATATAGATTCACTTTCACCTGATCATTTTAATTTCCATATCATTCATTGGACTCCCCTCCCATTTCCGATCAAACAGGAGCTACTCGAGCTGGGCGATAAAATAGGGCAGGTTAACACTGGGCTGGAGGAGGAACAGATCATGAGCAGTCTAAGGAAGGTTAAATATTCATTTCTGGATGCTTTAAAAAGACACATTCGATCAGACAATGAACCGAATTGTATCATTTGTCAGGTAAGTATTTCGACCTGCCCCTCTCGTCTAATTGCCTGAAGTTTGCGGTTTCTGTTGCAGCACTTAAGCTTCATCTCTGTGATTTACAGGAAGAATACGCCATTAGTGACGCAATTGGAGAGCTGCAGTGCGGTCATAGGTATCATGTACGATGCATCAAACGGTGGCTTCTTCAGAAAAATGCTTGCCCTGTCTGCAAGACTGCTGTTTCTACGCAAGCTTTCGAGAGTGGATAGGCAGCGCTCATTTTGTTGCTCTCTTCTGTCTCGGCATTTGGCGCATTGTTGTTTCTAAAACATTGAATGTGATCTTGTTgcttttgattttgattatgatGATTACTAATAGGGAaatcaaatcaattaaattaaataaatcgaaattgaattaattgattttttttttagacaAACGGAACCTTGTTATTAAAATGAAACCAATATAAATTTGGTTAATTCTATTActtactaaattaattaaatttcttaagTTAAGTCCGTTGTTTAATCGGTTTTGGAATTTTAAAATCGAATTGAATAAATTGAAATAACTAAGATtttgtgtaaaaaaaaaaaaactcaacttaTTCGGTCTGCTTAACTCTAGTTGCTTGACATTAGGGTTATTTTATGTGATATTATTGTGTTTCAAATTCACTTTGAAACCACAAAACGGCGAGGCAAGTAAGTTCTCGGACGTGGGCCATGGGGCGAGGCAGATCCGCTCGCCCCCGTCGCCGCCCTGTGAGTTCTCTTCCGCCGCCACCGGAGCCCTCGCGGATCCGCCAGGTCGCGGTTGAGTGCGCCGCCTCGGCCTGCACGCTCTGCGTCTGTTGTCCTCTGATTCTCGCGTGGTGCTGCGTCTGCGCCCCTCTGGCCCTCGCCTGGCGGGCGGCGCGCGGCGCCAGCCGCCGCCTCTGCCGCTGCAGCCGTGGGGGCCGCCGCCGCCCCCTCGTCGAGTCCTCGTCCTTCTCCGACCTCGAGCTCGACGTCCGGTGGCGGCCGAGGCCCTCCCCGGCGGTAGGGTGACGTGACACTGACGAAGCCTTCTGCATGGGTCTTCCGTTCTCTTTGCCGTGTTTCCTAAGCTCCGCATTCTTTCTTGCAGCAACAATATTCTTCCACATTTTGTTTACCTTCCGAAGAATTCTATTGCCTCTGTTCTTATTCTAATTCTACCTCTTCCACATTTTGTCTGTGGAAACAGAAATTCTTCGGATTTCCTGTAATATCCAATGTAGTGTAATTCTCGATGTCGTTATAATTATCTTATATAGGGTGTGAAGAAGTAATCAGAATTCCCATTATAATCGTCACTGAGCGCGGGAGTGATTTGATCTGAGCTTGATTCTGAGTTTGGCTGGGGGACTTGACTCGTACGTACGTGACTCAGGCTAACTTGACCGAGTTGACTAACTGGATCGGAATGCGTTGACTGTATCAGTCTGATCAGAGTCTAGTAGCCCCTAAGATCTCCATCACATCATACCTCTTTCACATTTTGTCTTCACACGTGTCGAAACGTATCGGATGGGTGCAGTTGACTCAGTAAATTGAGAGGGAGAGACTCGTCGGATGCGCCAGTGTTTTGGAAATTAGATTGGATTACAGGTCAACATTCAAAagtgtatatatatacatatataatattTACAGAGGGAGAGACTCgtcggatatatatatatatatatatataaagacaaaGAATTGAATGTTCAACGTTCAACTT encodes the following:
- the LOC122039986 gene encoding probable E3 ubiquitin-protein ligase ZFP1, whose protein sequence is MAASGDGAFSSSSPMDRLLRGISMPYEVPSVERRLLMNPPSPSRKKKEGFAGAALRMLGCASEAASQAYDPSVSNEKTPGRRRKTEKEGRRIHGGGKISCAPVTPSSTEASLAGRKLLDASESPSSCRRENHQETLSNPNAPLLGHDRVRSEYLHRSPGFHPTPYRSEEIIMFQTIVQLGELDVYEQYQDQWLDVDNMSYEELLELGDKIGQVNTGLEEEQIMSSLRKVKYSFLDALKRHIRSDNEPNCIICQEEYAISDAIGELQCGHRYHVRCIKRWLLQKNACPVCKTAVSTQAFESG